In Ooceraea biroi isolate clonal line C1 chromosome 1, Obir_v5.4, whole genome shotgun sequence, the genomic stretch TTGTTCTTCATCCACGGATTCACTCTAGGCAGCGGCGCCTCTACGTATTTAACGGGGGACGAAGATGCCGTTTGCACTTCCAGCTCGACATTTTCATCATCCTTGCAATAATGGGCCTCTTTCGGGCCGTGCTCGACGACGCCATTACGGTCGCTGCGCTCTCTGTGCGGTCTCTCATCACTGCCGCGTCTACCAGCGATACTCGCACCTCCCACGCCACTGTGACCACGTGGTTGATGGCGGTTGTTTTCGCGACGCCGGTTGTGCGCTTCGCGAtgcggctgctgctgctgctcgcgGTGCATCTTCTCCTTACGACGAGCGCTCTTCGGCGCGACCGTCTGGAAATCACCGTCGCTCCCGACGCCGTCACTGACAACCTTATTTACAAGTTCCTCAAATTGCGGTGATTCTTCTCGTTGCTCGCTATGATCACGTTTATCGTGCCCTGCGAGTGGCAAGCTCGACGTGGCTCCCTTGCGACTATCGGTGATCTCGATATTGATGCGCGTGTCGTTTGGCAAGCCCGATACGGAAATCTCCACGTGCTGCTTCGACTGAACTACCTGCGTCGACTGACATCGACCGACGTGTTGACTGGATCTGTTCTTACTCACGCTTGGCACTATGTTCTCCTTCACAACCATCTTCGCTTGCTGCTGCTGAGGCTGCTGTGAAACCGATACCTGTCCATCGATGTTCTCTTTGTTACAGCCCTTCAGGGAAGAACTCGTCGAGCGGTTCTGCGAGCCCTTTGGATTCAGCACACTGGCGTAGGATTGGCAAGGCCCCGCCTCCTGCCTCTCATTGGCGCTCTGAGCGCCCCCTTGGCCGGCCACCTTAGCTGCCATCTCACGGCGAACTGACGTAACTACGGGGACAAAAACACGAGGTTTTGGGCACCGTGCACGAGGCCGCGCGTCGAACCCGGTTAACGggtctcgtcgtcgtcgtcgtcggtgtccCCCTCACTGCTGTCGAGGAGTTTCTTCTCGCGACAGCCGGGATGATCCTCACGTTTGCCGAGGTGCGACGAAACACGGCGATTCACGCGATACGCGATCTAACCTCGCATGCGTGCTCGCACTTCACATGCCCCTCTCCATGCTGACGAGGGACTTAGTCGCGTGCGCGGCCGCTCTCGTCGACGAGGGGGGAGCGCCACGgcgatattttctattagcTCGACTCACCCACCTCGGTGATTAGAACGCACCTTTGAGAATTCGCTCCTCTCGCGCGagacgcacgcgcgcacggcgTCGGAACACGCGGTCGCCCGAACAAAGCAGATGCGGGCCTACTTGATACGCGCACGTACGTCCACGGTGCACGTGCTGCTGCGACTCCTACCTCCTTCCGGCCGATTCGATCGCGTGAAGACCGCGATGCGGTAATACGATGACGCGGTGGCACGAGCACCTCGTGGCCTCGTGCTTTCCGGCGGATTTTTCAAGCGAGAGCGCGCTGACTCGGCGACTTTTGCCGCGACACGAAACTCCCGGCGTAGGTTACACGCGGTGATCCGTACGACGCACGAGGATTCGCGAGACCGCCCTCCTCTAACCGGCGAACGGTCGTCGGTGAATATTCCGGATGCGCACCATACGTGCACGACTCGCCGCGAGGATGCTGGCAAACAGCGGTGGTCGGTCACGGCACGCACACGCAGTCGTTCGTATCTTCGGTCCTCCGATACGCACTGGTCGCGCGGCCCCGCGTGACTTCGCGAATCACGGCGAATTACGCGATATTTCGTTGACTGCACCTCGCGCTCAACTCACGCGTCTACCAGCACCGGCATGGCGTCGCGTTACCGCGGATTACGTAAACACGGCGCATTTTCGGCGGAGCTTTTTCCACGGGCGAAACGGTACGCAAGACACATGTGGTTTAACGCTGGCGAGGCACGCACGAGCACAGCCTACCGGCTTCCGGTTTGATCGATCGTGCATACGACGCGCGAGATGGCGCGCAACGTTTCCGCAGAACTACCGCACGCGAGCGACATCATCGCCGCGCGATTTTCAACGCGGACAAGTTCCTTTGGATGATTTTCGGGACGAGACGGCCAACTGGCCGCGCGTTTTTCCGACAAAAACGAGTTTCATTGGTTGTCACGTTGCTTTGTAAATTGTTCAAAGCAAAAGttcgagaaggagaaaaagacagaTATATGTACCaggtgtacaaattaattaatgcttttttttttaaagaaattgagcctttattaaaaaaggaaataaacatgtcaatcttcaagatatttcatcattttcttatttatttatataatttctccaTTTATTAGGCAGCTGACTCTCTTCTCGAAAGAAATTgaaggctcaatttcttcaaagaaacaccgaattaattaattaattaatttggtcATCAAATAGATAGAGATATATAACTCACGTTCCATTTCAACTTTCCTTTCATTACTAATTCTTGGCTGATATTACATGGGACAAGTTTAATTTAACAGCCGCAAGTGTTATTCTATTTGTTGCTCATGTTGAACAGGAATAGAGTGATGTCTCGTATCGACGTAGTCGAATGAAACTTGTTCTTGACATTGTTAAGCAGACTGACTTATATACAGATCATTATTGCATAAACGTTTcacgttaaataatattatacaaagtaTTAGCACACAAATATCACTTAGTAGACACATCACATGTGacatttaattactaatttcaacaagtatgtacaataacgTGATAAAACCGTGCACGttcataattttctaaaatgtcTATAAAGAAGTGTACGTTATCAAGAAATCGCGTGTAAATCTATATAAAGTTAGCGTGTATAAAAAGATTGCATCCGCTATGCCGCAAACGAGTTGTTACTTGACGTAGGAACATCATTGGCTGATACCACACGACATTTGCTGTGCTAACACAACattgattattataaacaattattataaattgactcGAACAGTTGTACTTTTTCGTAGCAGATTACCACCTGCGTAACAACCTAATAGATTATGTGCACGTAAAGATCCTTAATAATAGATACGCGAGGTCAATCACATAGTTGAATATTCCATCatctaattaaatttgtaattatggCTCTGAAGTAGCGTGTATTCGCTGCGAGAAGATCACAAGCTCGTCAACTGGCATTGACAGGATATTTCTTCAAAGATCGCTGGATAGATTCCGCTATAGTGGATCTGAAAAAAAGTATACGTAAATATGATAGAACTTTTCACAGGCGATATTAACGAACAAGAAGACATTAAGTCCATATCAGACTACGTATTGGAGAGCAATCTTGGTCTGCTTTGTTCTGATTGGTCAAATTCCAATCTCCAGTACATAGTCTGATACGGGTTTTACAAGAAATTCGACTGAAGATACCTGAAGACTTTCTGATGAAGGAGGTACGCACTAACGTGGCCAGCATCGATGTAACGAATTTCAGCCCCTGGCCATATTGTTTCCAGGCTCATGCAATGATCTCGCGGTACATAAGCATCATTCCTGGCGCAAACAGCGATGATTAATTCAGTGTCAACTGGCGTCTCGAAATTTTTCAAGTGCGTACATTCGTCCATTATGCCGCGCATAAATTGCAGGGCCTCGTGTTCGCGCCATTTGTTGTCTGAAAACAGTGGATGCTTCGGCACTGGCAGTAAGCAAACTCCTGTCATAGGAAAAGCAACAATAGCATAAAAATACATGCTTACATGCTGCCTGACAAATACAACGGATAAGACAGTCTGAGGAAACGTTCACATTCACTTAAATACCGTCACTAGAAGATGTAAACGGAAATATATCAATGCTGACATATTTCTTTACAATTTAGGGATTTATTAGGACAAATTAGGGTCACATGCAAGGCGAATTAATTATATGAGATTAACTAACTTACCTTTGAGAGTATTGGGATCTTTTGATTTGAATCGATTGGAAATTAGATTTAAGGGGAATATCTTGGCCGCTGCCTTTTCTTCTGCAATCTGatgttgtaatttattattttcgcttTTATCCTCGCTTTGGGCGGAAATTTTATTGTCGttattatcgattttattattgtcgATATTGTCGATTGAATTTGTACCATTCTCAGCTACAGTATTATTGTCTTTGTTCGTTTTTTCATTGTTATATTCCTTTCTCAATTTATTTACTCTCTTCATACTTGCGGGATAATGCTTAGCGAAATGCTGACCAGCTAAGAAGGCATCctacaaatttttagttaatgaaaaatacaaattttgtaGAAAAGATATTATGCTATGAACAGAtgcataatacaaaaatatcggaTATTTACATCCTGATCAATAATCTTCACCATTTTTGCGAGATCGTTCTTGTAGATTTTGTCCGAAAAGTATTGCGTTTCTAAAAGTGCCCAATTTATCGATGCGCTCATTACACCCTCCGTAAACACAGGTGAAGCTGTTGACCATGACAGACAGGGCACCAGTGAAATTGGTTTTGGCCAGTTGGTAGCTGCTAAAGAAGCCATCTGCAGAATAGATAACACGTTTACGTGCGTGAAAAGGATAATTGCATAAAAAGgataatttctaaataaaacTAACGTGTCCACCCATTGATAATCCAGTAATACCCAATGGACCGAATCCTTGTTGTTCGCaccaatttaataaaatgattgatTCCATGATTAAACAGCCTCCCATGATGAAAATGTCGCATACATTGTGCAGACTCGATCGTCTAAAAGGAACAATTAtgtaatgaaagaaagaactGGATTTCTTGGCTTGACTAAGAATTTTAACCCGTACAAACCTTCCGATATAGTTCTTACTTTTGATCATCCGGCTTTCTCAGTCCATAGAACGGATTCTCCAGCAGGATCGAGGCTATTCCCGACTCTTTCAGCAAAGGCTTAGCAATAAGATTTCTACGTCGCCAAaaaaactaattaataaaaattaataagtaagATGTGTATAAATTTCTTACTAACACTAGAATGATACTGTACACATTTGAGAGAAGACAATCAGatagatataataaagatTAGAAACAAGTTAGAAACGAATAATCTCGTACATACGTGATCTCCCGTCCCTGCGAGATGCAAACAAATCGGCTTTATTTTATGAGAACTCCACTTAGGTGGCAAAACCATCTGAAAATAAGCGATCTTGGTTTTATCCGGCATTATTCCCGGAAGATACTTCTCAAAGGGTGATTCAAATTGACCTTCGATTACATGGCAATCTGACCAAGTTTCATCCTGTTACACAGAAAAATCatatatgcattattatttctgaaattaatGGGAAATTTGTGTTAGTGAAAATAACTTTTTCCACTAATACAAATCAACAAACCTTCGTTATTTCTATTGGATAGTCAAGTGGTATCATATTGTAGCAGGCTTCTCGGTTTGCGATAACCTTCCTGAATTCAAATATTctgaaacaaaatatatttaaatgttgcACATTCTAAGA encodes the following:
- the LOC113562359 gene encoding LOW QUALITY PROTEIN: protein ABHD18-like (The sequence of the model RefSeq protein was modified relative to this genomic sequence to represent the inferred CDS: inserted 1 base in 1 codon) yields the protein MPPSRLDAVYRSILLTKFFTKGWXSPQNLKRIFEFRKVIANREACYNMIPLDYPIEITKDETWSDCHVIEGQFESPFEKYLPGIMPDKTKIAYFQMVLPPKWSSHKIKPICLHLAGTGDHFFWRRRNLIAKPLLKESGIASILLENPFYGLRKPDDQKRSSLHNVCDIFIMGGCLIMESIILLNWCEQQGFGPLGITGLSMGGHMASLAATNWPKPISLVPCLSWSTASPVFTEGVMSASINWALLETQYFSDKIYKNDLAKMVKIIDQDDAFLAGQHFAKHYPASMKRVNKLRKEYNNEKTNKDNNTVAENGTNSIDNIDNNKIDNNDNKISAQSEDKSENNKLQHQIAEEKAAAKIFPLNLISNRFKSKDPNTLKGVCLLPVPKHPLFSDNKWREHEALQFMRGIMDECTHLKNFETPVDTELIIAVCARNDAYVPRDHCMSLETIWPGAEIRYIDAGHVSAYLLHQKVFRSTIAESIQRSLKKYPVNAS